The DNA segment AGTTTTAGCTAATTCAATATTTTCTAATGTGTAGTTGATTGGTGTTCTGTAGTGAACAGTTAGCATAAATAAACGTAGAACCATTGGATCAATTTCAGAGATTATGTCTTTAACAAGGCGGAAATTGCCAAGGCTTTTACTCATCTTAATATTATCAATATTAATAAATGCATTGTGCATCCAGTAATTACTAAACGGAGCGTGATTGTGACATTCAGATTGTGCGATTTCATTTTCGTGATGTGGGAAAGTTAAGTCTTGGCCACCAGCATGAATATCAATAGTATCTCCAAGAGTTTCTTTAGCCATAACAGAGCATTCGATATGCCAACCAGGACGCCCTTCACCAAATGGACTAGCCCATTTTACTTCACCAGGCTTTGCTTTTTTCCAAAGGGCGAAATCAAGAGGATCTTCTTTATATTCACCAACTTCTATGCGTGCTCCACTAATTAAATCATCAATAGATTGTTTGCTAAGTTTGCCATAATCTTCTTTTTTACGAGTTCTGAAATAAACATCACCGTTAGATTCATATGCGAAACCTTCTTCAATAAGTTTGGCGATGAAATCAATAATTTCTTGCATGTATTCAGTTACGCGAGGGTTTTTAGTTGCACGTTTGCAACCAAGTGCATCATAATCTTTGAAAAAGGCTGCAATATATTTATCAGTAAGTTCAGAAGTTGAAATACCTTCTTCATTACTTGCTTTGATAATTTTATCGTCAACATCTGTAAAGTTAGAAATAAAATCTACTTCATAACCACTATGTTCTAAATATTTACGGACAACGTCAAACACAATTATAGGACGGGCATTCCCGATATGAATGTAATTATAAACGGTAGGACCGCATACATACATTCTTACTTTATTTTCTTCAATTGTTTTTAAAATTTCTTTTTGTTTTGTCAATGTATTATAAAGTTTAATCATACATAACTCCTTTACTAAGTAGTAATCATTTTTAAAATAAAGACTAATAAAAATTAATTAAATATAAAAAATCATTACTTAAATTTTAACACAAAACAAGGATAAATTAAATTATAAATTAACATTTTCATATTCCTTGAAATATTTCTATTTTGTATTAAAATAATAAGTAGATAATATTAAAAAGGATACAAATACATGAAATTGTCAGATGCTATATACACAACAGAAGTGCATAAAGAATTTAAGAATATTTTTCTTCTAATAATCGGAACTATCTTGTTTTCCATTTATGCAGGTCTATTACTTCCTATCAATAATATAGGAGCAGGGGGAGCACTAGGGCTAAGTTTAGTTTTAAATAAGGTAATAGGAATAAAAATAGGGACAGCTCAATTTTTATTGAATGTACCTCTATTTTATATTGGGTATAGATATATAAGTAGAAAATTTGTTTTATTAACTATATTTGTTATCAGTGTATCATCACTTCTTATAAATAATCTTCCAAAGATTATAAAACCTGTTTATCTAGGGGATTCTTTAGTTGCAGCGATATTTTGTGGAATAATATCAGGTCTTGCAATGTGTTGTCTTTTAGTAGGAGGAGCCTCAACAGGGGGAACGGATATTACAGGTAAATTTATCTCGAAAAAGATGAAGTTTAACTTACCGACCGTTTTTCTAGTTCAAGATATATTAATTTATACAATAGTATGGATTTTCTTTGATATAAAATATGTTATGTATGCACTTGTTATGAGCTTTGTGCGTAATCAAACTATGAAAGGCGTTCAGAAGTTTTTCTCAGCTTATATTCAATGTACAATTATTTGTAATTGTCCAGAAAGAATGGTTGAACTTATAAATAATACCCTACATCGTGGCTCAACAATTATGGATGTAGAAGGTGGTTATAGCCATGAAAAAAAACGTATGATTGTCGTTGTGATTCAGCAAAATGAAATGTATTTATTGAAAAAACTAGTATCAAAAAACTGTCCTGAGGCTTTTATTACGGTTACAGCAGTTAATACAATAGTAGGTAATTTTAAAGAGCATTCGTATAGTCTATAAAAAGTATAAAAGGATTTAAAGTATAAAAGATATTTTTATTAAAATTAAATTTTTAATGGATAATCTTTCTTTAAATCTTTTTTTATGTGATTAAAAAATAAATACTATTATCTTAATTTATAGTTGTTTAACATAAAATTATAATAGCTATTCCAAACATTTGCTTATTGACCATTTTTGATATATAATATCAAGTGAAATGAAAATTAGGAGGTAAGAAACATGAATTTGATTCCTACAGTAATAGAGCAGACTTCTCAAGGAGAAAGAGCCTATGATATTTATTCAAGACTTTTAAAAGATAGAATTATAATATTAGGATCTGATGTAAATGATCAAGTAGCAAACTCTATAACAAGTCAATTATTATTTTTAGAAGCACAAGATAGTGAAAAAGATATTTATTTCTATATTAATTCACCAGGTGGTAGTGTAACGGCAGGTTTTGCAATCTATGATACAATGCAACATATTAAATGTGATGTTGTAACAATTTGTATGGGAATGGCAGCGAGTATGGGAGCTTTCTTACTTGCAGCTGGAACTATTGGAAAAAGATATGCACTTCCAAATGCTGAGGTGATGATTCACCAACCATTAGGAGGAGCACAAGGACAAGCAACAGAAATCGAAATAGCAGCTAAACATATTTTGAGAACGCGAGAAAAATTAAACAAAATTTTAGCTGATAGAACAGGTCAAACAATAAAAGCTATTGAACGAGATACAGAACGTGACAATTACTTATCAGCGGAGGAAGCTTGTGCTTACGGATTAGTTGATAAGGTTATGTATCCAGAAAATGGTAAACCACAAAAAAAAGAAAAAGTAAAAAAAACGCAAGCAAAAAAAGCGGCTAAAAAAGCAGATGAATAAAAAACAAAAAAGAAGTTGACTTTTGTCAACTTCTTTTTTATGTAGGTAATAGAAAATATAAAAATAAAGTATTAAAAACTAAAAGCTAGGCTCGAAAATATTTCAAGCCTAGCTTATTAAAATTATATTTTCCAAATTTTTCCGATGGCATTACGTACTTCATAATTATCCATAAAGTACTCAATATTACCATTGAAATTACGCTTAAACTGAAGAACTCCGTAATCGCTAGAATTTTCATCGTTGAAACCTTGTGATGTACCAAAGAAGTTGAAATATTTAAAACCATTATTAATTGCATATTTCATCATATGGAACAATACTGCATATGGTCCCTCATAACGATGGAATTTTTGCATGGCACCGCTGGTGAAGTAAATTATATCTTGTCCAGATTCAATAAAACTTGCACATGATAAATTAATGATATTGCCGTGTTCTTCTTTTAATTCTTTTATTTTATCAATTTTTTTATACCAAATAGCAATATTTTCATCGTATTCACGAAGACGATTAGTTGCTTTTTTGGCATTAACTTTACCTTGTTCAAGCTTTTCGTTAAGTTCATCACGTTCTTTTTCTAGATTAGTAATTGTGGTTGTTGTAGTTTCTACGAATAAATCACAGTCAATATAAGAAACTAATAGATGAAGTTTATCACCTATATTGTTTTTTAGAGATTTAAAATAATCATTGTCACGAATTACGAAGTCAATTCTGCTTTCTGTATCACGATTAATTTCATCAAAAATCTTCGCATCTTCTGTATTGAAAATATCAATTTCACGTACAAGAACACCTTCTTTGGCGATTCTATTAATTGTATAACGTGCAATTTGAGAAACATTCTTTAGTAGATTATTTTCTGTTATATCTTCATCTAGATATTTAGAATATACGCAACGTGATGCTAGTGTTGGATTGGTAAATAAATCATCATTAAGGGGATGATAATCAAGCTCTAGTAACGTATTATTTGTATTTATCGCTAGGTCGTTTTCGCCTACAAACTCTATATCATTGTAAAACTTCTCATTAAGAAATGGATTGACACGAACACATAAGACTCTGACATTTTTAGCGAAGTATTTTTTTAATTCTTTAAAATAAAAGTTTACCAATTCAATGTTTGAATAATCCATAATTGGCCCATGTTGAGCTGTTACTTTATAAAAGTATTTTTTGTACTGAAAATAAATAAATAAACCATAGGCGAGTATTTTATTATCTTCTTTAACAGCAAGTATTGTAGTTTTCAAACCATTGCTGTTTGCCATTTTACTATATTCAGCTGATTGAGGGAAAAAATAACGTTCATTGTTATTTTGTTGAAATTTCTCTAATTCCTCATTACTAATTTCAGTAAATATCATTAAAAATTTCTCCTTTACTAATTTTTACTCAAGTTCAAAATTACTTATAAAATTATATAACAAAAATGAAAAAAAAAAAAGAAATAACCTTTTTTAAAATGATGAAATGCTTAATAAATGATATAATAGAATTGAATTAAATTGAATGGGAGGCAAGACATTTTATGGAAGAATATCAACTTAGAGGGCAAAATTATAAGATTAGGTATAATGATTTTTCAGGAGAAAAAACACCTATTGTTTTTATTCATGGATTAGGCTGTGCGGGATCATTTGACTATGTAGAAATAGCGATGAAAAAGCAATTTGCAGATCATAGAAGAATATTAATTGATTTACTTGGGGCGGGTTATAGTGATAAACCTTTAGATTTTGTTTATGAGGTTAAAAATCACGCTAAGTATTTAAATGAGTTTTTAGAAGATTTAAATTTAGATAAAATAGTTCTTTTTGGTCATAGTCTTGGGGGAGCTACTTCCATTGAGTTGTGTTCATTATGTCAGGAGAAAGTAGAAAAACTTATTTTGACAGAACCTAATTTAGATCCTGCGAAAAAAGGGCGTAGTAGTTGGGCAGTAGCACAATATACAGAAGATAATTATAAAGAAAGGATAAAAAGTTTAATAGAATTATGCGAAAGTGGTAGAAATACTATGTGGGCGGCAACTTTACGTAATTGGTTACCAGAAGCAGCGTACCAAATTTCGCGTGATGCAGTTGTTGTGCGAGAAAATTCATGGCGTGATATGTTTTATAGTTTTGATGTTCCAAAATACTTTATTTTTGGAGAAAAAACTTTACCAAGTCCAGATTATGAAGAACTACCTAAACATGGAATTATTGTAAAAGTTGTAAAAGAGGCAGGGCATTCTATGGCGTGGGAGAATCCGGATGGATTGGCAGAGATGATAGCTAGTTGTTTATAATTATATATAGATAAAAAAGCACGATAACACCGTGCTTTTAGTCATTAAATTACATTTTTTTAATTTTAATATTACTTACCATTAAGTAAGAGCATACTATCAATAATATTAGCATAACTATACTAGGTAATTTGAAAAGTGCAATAATTGCTAGTATTGTACCACAAGTTGTTATTGGGACACCTTGGTAGTAACCATTTTTCATTTTAGTAACGTTGAACCTAGCAAGACGATAGGCTCCACAACAAACATAGATACCGCACAATAGTGCAACTACAACTGTTACAGTAGCACTTGGATTATCATAAAATAAAACTTTTTCAAAAATAAGTATAGCAGGTGCGACTCCAAAACTAACAACATCACATAAAGAATCTAAATCGTGACCAATTTCAGAAACAACACCAAGTTTTCTTGCAACAATACCATCGTATCTGTCAGCAAGCATAGCTAAAAAAATAAAGACAGTGCCCCAGACATAATACCCATGTGCTGTAGTTAATATTGATAAAAAACCACAGAAAATATTACAAAGGGTAAGATAATTTGGTATAAAATTTTTATTCATTAAAGTTATCCTCCAATATTGATACTCCTAATTATATTACAAAATAGAAAGAATGTCTAAAGAAATGAGAAAGATAATTTTTAAAAAAGTATAGTAAACTTTGTTATTTGCTCAGTTATATATTGTTTAACAGACTAGAAGCTGTTATAATAAATTTGTAATTAATTATGGGAGGGTATCATGAACGAAAAATTTAAAAAACAAGGTATAAAAAAAATAGCTAAAGAATTATTTTTTATATCTTTAGGCTGTGCAATTTACTCATTTGCATTATTACATTTTAATGTTCCTAATCAATTAGCAGAAGGTGGCGGTACAGGGATAGCATTATTTCTATTATATGCTTTTGGGTTACCTGTATCTATGGGTACATTATTAGTTAATATCCCATTACTTATACTTGGATATAAGATGTTAGATAAAAAAACTATGATTTACACAATTTACGGTATATTAATGCTAACATTTTGGATTAAAATTTTTGAAACATACCATGTTGTTATTGATATAGGTGGAGATCGTCTTCTTGCATCTGTTTTTGGTGGAATTATCGCAGGGATAGGGCTTGGAATTGTTTTTGTTTTTGGTGGAACAACTGGAGGAGTAGACATTATTGCAAAAATAATCAATATATATTTTGGTTTTTCTATAGGAAGGATAATTCAAGTTTTAGATGGATTTATATTACTACTATCTTTTATGGTATTAAAAAGTTTTCCAGCAATCTTATATACGCTAATTTATATTTATATTTGTACAAAAATCATAGATTATCTAATTGAAGGTGGTATCCCAGGAAAAGCTGTGATGATAATGTCACCTAAAATTGAAGAAATTACCCACAGGGTGTCAGAAGACATGAATCGTGGTTTAACATTTTTAAAAGGTCAGGGAAGTTACTCACGTAAAGATATGAATATAGGTTATTGTGTTGTGTCAAGAACGGAAATTAGTAAACTAAAATCATTAATTTATGCAATAGATCAAAATGCTTTTTTAACTATAACAGAAGTGCATGATATTATGGGAGAAGGGTTTAGTTTTGATCAACCAAAAAGAATGAAGTTTACTTTTAAAAAGGAAAAATAATAAAGGAAGCAACATTTAATCGTAAGTAATATACGAATAAATGTTGTTCTTTTATCCTAGAAAGGAGGGTACATGGTTAATAATTTTTATATAAGAAGCGTAATAGTGGTTTTACTAGCATCGATATGCTGTTCGTACTTTGGGCAAGTGTTATTATTCATTATTTCTAAAATAAAAGACTATTGGAATTATTTAATTTATTTTACACCATTAATTTTGTTATTTACAAAATACAGTAATAAGTATGCCAAAACTACTAGTATTAGTATGAAGTATTTTATAGAAGAAGCAATAAAAGATAAGAAAAAAATTAGTTGGTACTTTCCTATTTTATTAACCTTAAATACGTTGTTAGCACACGGGTTTGGAGCTAGCGTAGGTCGTGAAGGTGTTGCTGTTCAGTTAGGGGGAGCAATTGGGAAAAATCTAGGAAGTGTTGAATTCAGTAAAAAACAATGTACTTTTTTAATACGCTTAGGAATGATTAGTGGATTTGCTGCACTATTTCAGACACCATTAGCAGCGTTATTTTTTGTTTTAGAAATTACATTTAAAAAAGTAAAAATTAATTTGAATACTGTAATAGAATTCATTATATATTTAATTGCTAGTTTTTTCTCTGCCGAAGCTTCTAATTTTTTAGGGTTAGAAAAGTTTTTTGTCTTAGTGAAGGTTGAAAAAATTGACTACATATTACTTATAAAAACATTACTTGTAAGTATTTGTTTTATTTTTGTTGGAGTAGTTTTTGTCCTTTGTCAGAAATTTTTTAAAAAAATCGTCTGCAATAATGAAAAATGGCGTTGGATATTACTAACTATATTTATACTAATAAGTGTATTAGCAAGTTTTCGTTATAGTTCGTTAGGAACAAATTTAATTGAACTTTCACTAGAAAATGGCTTGGTAGTTAGTTATGATTTTATATTGAAAATTATATTAACCGCTCTTTGCACAGCTATAGGATTTAGTGGTGGTGAAGTGACACCGTTATTTGCGATAGGAGCGAGCTTAGGAGCAGTATTAGCAGTATATATAGGATTACCAATTACATTTACTGCAGCACTAGGTTATTGTTTAGTTTTTTCGTCAGCAACAAAAACAGTTATAACTCCAATATTTTTGGCATTAGAAGTTTTTGGTAGTACAACAGCTATACTAACAATATTACCTGCAGTATTAATTTATTTTTTGAATAAAAAATATAGTATTTATAAGTAGTTTGCTCAAAATTTTATAAGAGTTGAAAGAACTATTTTAAGTAAAGAAAATACCAAGAGAAGATAGATTTAATTTTCTCTTGGTATTGTTAATATATATTAGAATGTTATGAGTCTAGGCGAAAAGAATAATTATTTATTTTTTTAGTGTCCAACTCTTTTCAATCATTGGAAGTAATTCTACTACAGTGGCTTCAGTACCTTCAAGAGATGCATAGTGTATTTTTCCATCATTCGCTCTGAAAACCCATGTAACAAAGTACTTTCCACTTGTTGTTATAGAATTAACAACATAAGCGTCATATTCGCCAATTTTTGATTTAGCACCCCAAACCTTTTGGAATGCTGAAGTGTTTTTTTGGCCAGATAGTACAGAATTTGCTACATAGATAGGATCGATAGATGCATATTCTATTTCAGATATTCCAAGTTGACTTGGACGGAATATGTTTAATGTAACAATATTATATGTAGATCCATCACTATACTGAATATCATTTCCACCTTTTACATCTTTGAAATGGAACCAGTTTTTAGGAACTTTAACATAACCATATTCATCAGAACCAATTATTTGTGTATTTTCTGTTTCTTTGTTTGTCTCTTTATTTGTTTCAGATTTTTGTTTATTAGAAGCGTCTGATGTAGAAGTTGATTCAGTTTTAGTTGATGTTGTCTCTTTATTTTGTGTGGTATTTGACTGGCAAGCCGTAAGTGTTGTTGTAGTTAATAATGCGATTAGTATGCCTATAAATTTCTTCATAATATTATTTCCTTTCTTTATCTGTAAATTTATTATAGCATATATAAAATATAATAAAAGAAAGGTTTACATGTTTGAATACCTTATTAAATGTACAAACAAAAAAACAGAATCGATAATTATCGACTCTGTTCTTTGTTATAAACCTAGAATATTCAATATCTCTTTTTTATATTTCAATTTATTTTCTTCTATGTTCTCATTATCAAGAACAATTTTAATCTCAGATACTATTTCACCGGGTTTATTTTTGATAATATATATTCTGTCACTTAATTCTATAGCTTCATCTATATCATGTGTAATAAGTAGTGTTGTTAATTCTAATTTTTTGCTAATTTCTAAATACCAAGAGTGTAATGAAATTTTAGTAATTGCATCTAGAGCACTAAATGGCTCATCAAGAAGGAAGAGTTCTTCTTTGAACATATAAGTTCTAAGAAGTGCAACCCTTTGACGCATTCCACCACTTAGTTCGCCAGGATATTTGTCTTTATATTCATATAAATTAAATAACTTTAAATTTTTGATAGCTTCTTCTTCTGCTTCTTTTTTTCCTACTTTTTTAATAAGAAGTGGAAGTATTATATTTTGTATAACTGTCTTATGTTCTAAAAGTAGGTCTTTTTGAAGCATATAGCTAACTTTTCCTTTAAAGTTTTTATCCCCTTGGATAGTTATTTCACCAGTTTGAAGGTTATTAATTCCAGCGATAACGTTAAAAAGTGTAGTTTTTCCAACACCACTTCCACCAAGTATAGAAACTATTTCTCCTTTATCGACATGAGTATTTATATCTTTAAGTATGTAGTTGTTTGGATAATTGAAAGATAAGTTTTTTATTGATAAAACGCTCATTATTTTATGTAGTCGTTGCTAAATCCAGTATTGTCTGCTAAAGGTTTTTCAACGATATTATTATCGTTAATCCAACGATAAAATGCATTCCATCTATTAGCATCAAATTCACCCCAATGGTCTTTATTTGTTGCATATTGTTTTGATAAGTATTTTTGTGATTCAATTATAAAATTACGTTTATCTTTTAATTCTGGAGCATTTTTAATTAAAATATCAGCAGCTTCTTCTGGATGTTCTATAGCGTAGACATATCCTTTCTTGATTGCTCGAAGCACTTTTTTAGCTTCTTCTTTGTTTTCTTTTAAATAATCATTGTTGGCAATAATTACTGGTGAGTAGTAATCAAGATCTTTATTGAAATCTTTTAGATAGAAATAATTAATATCTAGATTCATACTCTCTGCAAGTTTACCATCCCATGCGTAGTAAATCCAAGCAGCATCGAAAAGCCCATTTTCTAAAGGTGTAATCGAGTTAGCATCTGTGTTAGGAGCAAGATTAAGTTTACCTGCATCGCCACCTTGTTTTGTGATTAAAGATTTTACCATAGCAAGCTCAACTGGATCATTCCATGTTCCGTACTTTTTGCCTATTAAATCTTTAGGTTCTTTGATATTATTTTTTTTCAAAGAAATAATACCTGATGTGTTATGTTCAATAATAGCTGCTACTGCAGTTATGCCAGCACCTTTAGACAGTTTATTAGCCATAGAATCTTGGTAGTAAATTCCAAATGGCGCTTTATTATTTATAATAAGGTCTGATGTACTATCTTCTGGAGCTGGTTTAATGTCAAGATCAATACCTTCTTCAGCGAAATACCCTTTTTCTTTAGCTACGTAAAGTCCTGTATGGTTGGTATTAATAGCCCAATCTAAAATAAAGTCTACTTTTTTTAATTTTTTTTCTTCTGTATTTTTATTTGCTGTGCTACATGCTGTAAGTGATATTGCAAGAATAGCTGCAAATAAGCTAATTATTATCTTTTTCATGGTTGTCTCCTATATATTTCCATTTAATAAATTTTTTTTCACTTAGTTTAACTAATTCTATACTTAGCAAACTAATAACAGATACTAGAATAATTATCGCAAACATAGTATCATATTCAAATAATTTTTTCGCTTTAATCATATAAACTCCAAGGCCTTCAAATCCTCCAAGCCATTCAGCTACGACTGCTGCGATAAATGCGTATGAAACACTTACGCGTAGTCCGGCATAAAAATAACTAAGACTTGTAGGTATTTTCACATGCCAAAGAATTTGGAATTTACTAGCCTTCATAAGTTTTAGTAAGGTTATCATGTCCTTATCACAGTTTCTAAAGCCATCTAAAATACTAACGACAATTGGGAAGGTGGTCGTAATAACTATTAAGACAATTTTAGGAGTTAATCCATAACCAAGCCATAAAACCAAAATAGGTGCAATGGCAATGGTAGGAATAGTTTGTGTTAAAACCAATAAAGGATAGACAGCTTTATTAAATAAAGGGATACTATCCATAATTAAAGCAAGAATCCAAGCTATGATTATGCCTAAAGATAGGCCTATAATAGCTTCAAGCAGGGTGATTTTGCTGTGAAAAATTAATAATTGATAATTTTTAACGAATGCTTTTGCTATCTCGATTGGAGTTGGAATAATATATTTTGGGAGTAGATTCAAATACCCAGCTCCTTGCCAAATAATAAGTAAAATAGCCATCGAGATAGTAGCGGCATATTTATTAGTTAAATTTGCTAATTTTTTCATCTATAGTTAATACATCTCCATAATTAATTTTCACATTAGCGAATATATTGTTAGAGCCTTCACCCGCTAGCTCTAAACATTCTTTAAGAGTAGTCATAAGTTCATTGAATTCACCTTCAATTACAGTTTCAAAGGGGGTGACCACAACATTAGAATGTTTTTTTTGTAGATAATAAATAACATTATCTATAGTTTTTATTCTCCCTGGTGTATTATCACTTAATGGAAGAATTTGCAATGCAATACTGCAATTTATCAAAATAAAAAACCTCCTTACAATTTTAAGGGGGTCTAAGTTAGGTCTTTAAGATTATATACCTACGCTGGCATTACCCAGATCAGGTTCGGTCGAAATTAAATATTTCCTCTCAGACTGTTTACAGACTCCCGTACATATGATTATAGCATACCTAAATATAAAAGCAATATATCTGTTTGACATTTACAATTTTTAGAAAAAGAGCAGATATACACAGTATATATAATGAGCATTTTATTGAATAGAAAGTTTTTTAACTATGCTTAATGTAAGAAAATTATAATATGTAACTAAAGATAAAATAATAAGTATAAAGGTAAATTGTATTTGTATATCTTTTTTGCTTTTTATTTTAATATATGATAGAATTAAACATCATAAATAATAAAATAATAACGAGGGATTTTAACGTGAAATTTTTAAAAGATATTTTTGAATGGATAGTTGTTATTGTTGCATCAATAGCTATCTATTTAGTATTAAGCACATATGTTATAGCTCCTTTTACAGTAAAAGGACACTCAATGGATTATACATTTGCTGACAATGATAGAGTATTTGTAAATAAATTCAGTAAAACTTTCGAGCGTGGAGATGAAGTAGTATTTCATGCTAATGAAACAGATGATTATATTAAGCGTATTATAGGAGTTCCAGGTGATACAATAGAGTATAAAAATGATGTATTATACGTTAATGGTCAAGTAGTAGAAGAGCCATATTTAACGAAAAAAATTCAAGAAGCTAAAGCATCAGGTAATTCGCCATTAACTCCAGATTTCAATATAGAGTATTTAAGTAGTACAAAATCAAAAACAGTTCCAGAAGGAACATACTTTGTTTTAGGAGATAACAGACAACATAGTACGGATAGTCGTGTTTTTGGATTTGTAAAAAAAGAAGCAATGATTGGAAAAGTTAGTCTTAGATATTACCCATTTAACGCCTTTAAACTTTTCTAAAAATGTATTAGCTAAAGAATATTTTAGTTGATAAAAATATAAAATTATGCTAGTATAATATACGGGCACTCTACG comes from the Gemella morbillorum genome and includes:
- the lepB gene encoding signal peptidase I, translating into MKFLKDIFEWIVVIVASIAIYLVLSTYVIAPFTVKGHSMDYTFADNDRVFVNKFSKTFERGDEVVFHANETDDYIKRIIGVPGDTIEYKNDVLYVNGQVVEEPYLTKKIQEAKASGNSPLTPDFNIEYLSSTKSKTVPEGTYFVLGDNRQHSTDSRVFGFVKKEAMIGKVSLRYYPFNAFKLF
- a CDS encoding ABC transporter permease; its protein translation is MKKLANLTNKYAATISMAILLIIWQGAGYLNLLPKYIIPTPIEIAKAFVKNYQLLIFHSKITLLEAIIGLSLGIIIAWILALIMDSIPLFNKAVYPLLVLTQTIPTIAIAPILVLWLGYGLTPKIVLIVITTTFPIVVSILDGFRNCDKDMITLLKLMKASKFQILWHVKIPTSLSYFYAGLRVSVSYAFIAAVVAEWLGGFEGLGVYMIKAKKLFEYDTMFAIIILVSVISLLSIELVKLSEKKFIKWKYIGDNHEKDNN
- a CDS encoding thiamine-binding protein; translated protein: MINCSIALQILPLSDNTPGRIKTIDNVIYYLQKKHSNVVVTPFETVIEGEFNELMTTLKECLELAGEGSNNIFANVKINYGDVLTIDEKISKFN
- a CDS encoding ABC transporter substrate-binding protein — encoded protein: MKKIIISLFAAILAISLTACSTANKNTEEKKLKKVDFILDWAINTNHTGLYVAKEKGYFAEEGIDLDIKPAPEDSTSDLIINNKAPFGIYYQDSMANKLSKGAGITAVAAIIEHNTSGIISLKKNNIKEPKDLIGKKYGTWNDPVELAMVKSLITKQGGDAGKLNLAPNTDANSITPLENGLFDAAWIYYAWDGKLAESMNLDINYFYLKDFNKDLDYYSPVIIANNDYLKENKEEAKKVLRAIKKGYVYAIEHPEEAADILIKNAPELKDKRNFIIESQKYLSKQYATNKDHWGEFDANRWNAFYRWINDNNIVEKPLADNTGFSNDYIK